TAGTGGTGGTTTAAATACCTGAAATGGTCAACAATATTCAGGATTGGTGGGTTGAttttcaaaagttttaaaagaTTTCCCCAAACCATATTTCATTGTTTCTACGCAACTCTCTGAGAAAGATGAATGGTTATCAAATTTTTGCaacatttttaaagattatGGAATACAAGTTTTAAAGCTCATGCCGATTATAATGTTCTATCTGCAGCAGTGTTATTTGCGTTCTGCAAAACTTAATTTTATGGAACATATTTGCAGGAAAAGTCTGATGTGGCAGCAAAAGAAGCAGATACAGCAAAAACAGCATGGGTTTGTCGAGTCTGCTTAAGCAATGAAGTTGACATGACCATTGTTCCATGTGGTCATGTGCTTTGCCGGAGATGCGCCTCTTCTGTTTCGAGATGTCCATTTTGTCGGCTTCAGGTCTCTAAGACTATTAGAGTTTTCCGGCCATGATTTACTACTCAAATAGCGAGCAGTCTCGCATAAGAGGCAAGTATTGCATCCTGGCTGTTTTCAGCAATAGGTGCACTGCGTTCGTTGGCACTTTTATGATATCCATACGATATCAATCATAATGGGTCAACCAACAGAGGTAGATTGATATCTCGATCTAAAGAAGAAGGAATCTTTGTAATCAAGACATGTTTCCCTCGACATTCTTTTCAGACGAGGGGCTGCAGATGGAAACATCATCGGAAGTGGGACTTACGCCTTTCTGAACTGGAATAGCGTGTTTTAAGGAAAGATGGGAAACTGCAGGAAGAGATATCCCCTTAATACCCGATTAATAAAGAGTCAGAAAACATATATTATCCATGTTAAAAAGATTGTAGATATGTAAAATATgtcatgtatatatatacaacAGGTTGATCAAATATAGTGTACAGCTGCTTCTCATATTGTGTCTCATTTTTACAAAATCTACGATCTTTGGTCATTAAAAAGCGAGGGAAAAGGCATGTCTACCCTATGTACCTGATTTGATTTTAGGATCTTTTAGTGTGATGATCGAGAAAATTCAAATGTTAGCTGTTTCtgttaattttattaagttATTCTAATTTTGTCAAATGTGAGAAAcaattaatctttaaaaatatttgacactgcaaaaaaaaattatgagtaCATTAGAAGTTAATATCATATTTTAaccacaaaaaataattattgaagtAGTGAGATTCTAAAAATCTTCAGTTTTTTCtttaattggaaaaaaaaatcaatttagtgCTTGTTTCTAATTATCACCACAAGTAAGTGCAAAAAacttaaacttatttttaacgACTAAGAACATACCTTCGGCAACACCGATAGATAGCAGTTGATGTGTAACAattgatcatttttaaaattagcaGTAGAGAAAATGTCATTTTGAATATTCCCCAtctctaaaattaaatttgcaaAATAGTTGACAATCTGTGAATTTATTTTCGTATTTTCCTGCGGTAATCTTTGCTCCAACTCGATAGTTTTCTCAAAATCGATAGgcgtttttaattaaattagtaattgtAAATGAGCGACAAGAGTTATTCTAGATTTCACACGACAAACAATCCTGAGGATCAGTTTGCttttaaaaattggaataaCAACATTAGTGTGTCTGAactcttttgaattttttgttttacCAAATCAGTTactaaactttaaaatattgtACTAATATAGTGTTTCTCATCGATTTAGCCTTGCTGAAATATCGACAGCATGAACACGAGGGAGTAGCCGAGTGGCTACACTCCTCGCCGTGCATCCCGGAAGGTCAGGGGTTCCACCCTGCCTTTCGTTGGTTGGTTTCTCAATATGTTATTTCAACTAATTCTAACACTAACACATAACGCGTATCTCtggttaaaaaatattatattgaaAGTATAAAATCATGTCCCACAGTAGCTTAGTCGACTTTGAAATGTGCAAAATAGAATTTACATAGATCaaatatgaaatattattttgtataattaaCATTTGTGTAAGACATTTATGAAACTCAATGGAGTTGCAACATTCAGATACAATTTCAATGTGACATACAAGAATCTTCATACCTCTCTTCAAAGCACACTAAATTTCTACATAATTGACAAGGCCTGCAAGCAACAAATTTCAAAAGTTCCCCATTTGAGCGTTCATAACAACTTCCTAAATCGTAAGCTCAGCAGTATGAAAATTCTGAAACGGAAAATGCCGGAAAGAAAAAATATGAAGAAATAATTTCGAGGTTTCTGAAGCATTTTAGAAATGGAAACGAAATGCCAAAAGGTAAGACTTGAGAGCTTTTAGCGCAGCATTGGCCATAAGTATATCTAAATGGACAAGAATTATTGAGTGCAAAATTTTATGAGAAAATTATGAAACCGAGCAGAAGAAAGAGAACCGTACATTATTACTATCGGAAAATTGCACTTCTACCCAAGATATCGAAGCAAGACTCCGTCATTTCCAAGCACAAATCCCTTAGTATCATTAATAAACCTGTGAAAAAAGACAGCATGAATAACATCTTCTACATGTTTGAGAAGTTACAAACATGTTAAACTATTGGCCGTTAAAGGGTTCGCGATTTGATGCCAATGACAACATACACGAAGCTTTGCTAGAGCCTTGAGGGCAATAGATtcttaaataacttaaaaaaattattgctcTTAAAACCTATTATCACTTAAAAAATTCAACATATTTAATCTTTTAACAGGACTAGACTTACTTCACTGAGTAAAGATTGGCTGCAATATTGTCAGCAGCTTTATCGCGAATCCATGTTTTTCCACCGTTGGTAGTTCTCAACAGAATCCCGCTACCCCCTGCGGCCCAAGCCTCATCCTGCAGAAACAAAATCAGGCAGTGTACTAATTGTAGAGGCTCGACCCAAATTAGACAAACGAGCAAGGGCCGTATTTGAATATAGTAAGCTTgccaaaatatttttcaaatgccTTTTCTCTTTGTGAAATCTATCTTAAGGCCGCATGCCCCTACCATTGAtcatcaaatattaaaaatacaccATAATGTGCATACCAAATCTATTCATTCACAAATGTAATTCTTTACATGACAAAATTGCTACCTTTGAACGGTAACCAACATCTAGAATTCCGAAACCCCGACTTTGCAGTGAAATTTCTTCAAATTCTTCAGTTATCTGTCAAATGAAATTGTACTTCAAGAATAAAGCAAAAAAGTAAAACAATGCTAACAAGGAGCAGTAGAAGGCAAATATTCAAGGCTgacaaataaaacaataaataaaaaaattacatgaagAGAATGCACTCTACAACTACCACAAGTTCCAAGGCTGCATTAACCATGAACTCTAAATGCAAGTAAAATGAAAATGggaaagtaaaagaaaaaaaatccacaaaatAGTTTTGTATCAAGTAATACACGACAACATTATATATTCccagaaaaaaatataataataaccaAGTATATTTAATTGCAGAAGTGGCATGTGAGAATATATGTGTAACTTTTAAGGCCACCACCATGGATAGTATCACTGCCCGATTCATTAACAAAAGAACTCGTTATGCTGAAGACGCATCGAATTAGTACTGCACTATTTCCACATTGAGTTCATTTCTACTCATAAAATTGGATCTATCCAGTTTTGATACCACTATGAACACTACAGCATTACTATCTTTAATTTTGAAGCATGTTAATACGGCAGTAGTCAGgccatttaattttatttttttgggatTCATCGGAGGCTCAATGCGCCATCAAATGTCAGCTATACAAAAAGTATAGCCCTCCCAAACAAATCTATTACAAGAGACTTGATCAAGATCTCTCCACCCGAAATGCGGGCTTAcctaaatttaaagatatttaATAACCTGCTTGCGACTTATGATTTAGTTTTAAATTCTAATGTAATTGGTATAACCAAGTACTATCACCTAGTGAAAGCTAACAggcctaaaatggtgaaaactTGCGAATAAAAATGTTCACACTAACTGCTAGAGATATCCCTTTACATTGTCAACTTACTCCGGTCCCTTTACTGAGATAAAGCCCCCCTCCTCGGACAAGAAGCCACAAACCACCATCAGCTCTCCATCCCATGTTCTGAATTCGTCTTGCCACTGCTCTGTTATGTGGCTGCCAGTACGGCTGCAAATAGTAAAAGCAATGATTATCAtagctaatataattatagtCAAGACATGAAGAAGCCCGAAAATAAAATCTTATAGAACTATTGGCCACCAACTGAAAATCTggaaaaggtaaaaaaaaaagtaaaagattaTGCAACACGCATGCAAATGCAAAACACACAAGGGGAAGTTACTAATAGAGACATAGAGGTAAGTTAGCCTCTTGAATAAATCACTGAGACTACTGAAACTAATGGTTTGTAGAGAActgaaatattattattaacatTTGCTGCTGGCTAGCTTGAGGCTTTCTGAAACTGTGTAACTCTAACTGAATATAGAAAATCATAAAAGGcggttttgtaaaaaaatctgACTATAGAAGTCAACTAAGGAGACCCTGAAGAATGAGTTTCTACAGACTTTGCATAGGATAATCTGCATAGTTTGAAGTTTACTTCTCACATCGAACAGAAGTAGTTTCGATATCCATCATTATGCTTCGCAAATTTCCCTCTCCCATTACTATGCTTCATCTTCCTTTCTCACCTCAATGGAATACCAATACCTCAAAAAGACAAGCACGGGATCGAATTCCAAACCATGCAACAGCCAACACGCCACCAAACTCAGGTGTCCAAGAAAAAAATCCAGTACATTTCACCATAATCAGGAAACATTGAGGAGATCTATAGGTTTTTGTGAAAGGGATGCTTAGGTGGCTCTTATCTTTTCTTTTGACCGCCCTTCGCCATTGTGACAAAAGAAGCGATTTCTTTGATAATGAGATTAAAAAACGATGCTTTCTTGGCCGTGTGGAACATGGATTAGCATAATGTCATTCCTACAAGTTCCGTGAATTTCTATGCCGAGCGAGATCTAATCGAGAGCTTGCCCAGTCATCTCTACTAATCAACCATTATTCTCAAAAGTTAAGTTTTAGGCCAAATAAAAGGTGCCTGAATGCGAAACACTTCCAGAATTCAAGGCTCTAGCAATGTAAAACTGATGCAGTTTTCCTTCTTACCAAAGAGGAGTTCAGTGAATATTATCTGTAGTCATCATGGAGCAAACCCACATTTACACAAATCTCATGTTCCATGGTCTATCCCGAAATTCATACCCAAATCTAAACTGATAAGATTAGACGATTTCCTTAAGATACCATCATAATGCATTGCTTACAATTGCTAAATATATATGTTCCTGAATAATATGCATTTTACACTTCAGTTCTCCATAATGAAAATGATAATATCCAGAAGTATCCTCTTTTGTGAGGCTTGAGTTCTCCAGAACTTGAGGATTTGCTAACTTCTAGAAAATGAGCACTAGTAAACAGATATTTTCTTTTCCAACATAGAAAAATGAAAGGGTAATGCATCATACTGCAGTCCATCAGTTAAAGCGTGGAGTTCTGTTTATGAATATGCAGAATAGAGTGGAGCTTTATAGTTAGTAACTGTCAGTTATATCTATTGCAAGTTACTGTCAGAAATGTGCTATCGCGTTCATCAAAAGCTAATCCTGACCAAAATCACATGCATCCCCGACTCCTCATTGTAATGGGAACAAATCTATTCACTTACTTTTCGAATGCAACCTCATTGTCCAAATTACATGGTAGTTAAATTTAGATGTCACaacttaaattcttaaacttaatTGATAGAAATCCCATTGTCGTGCATAACAAAACAGAACTTAGAGCAGATATAATCCATGACAGCTAAAAGTGAAGCAAATTAAAAGGGGCATTTAGATATCAACAAGCGAAAGAACCTCACCTGGCCAGGTTGCCATGTCAAATAGAAGTTACCACGGCTTGAGACAGCAACATAGTTTCCATCCGGGGACCGATTCACGGCATTAAAAGTCCCGGTGTAGTAACTTGCACCACTAATACCACTAGATACTGTTCTGCACAACAATGACACAATATGAACATCTTGCCTGTCCAAAACTTAAAATCTATGGTTATAAAGGATTTCAGCTCAAACAcacctacctatttaaagttgcTGAAACAGTCTCTTGGACAGCAGCCTTCCAATTGTATCCCCCATTTGATGTGATATAAATTGCACCTTCATCAGTCACCATCTCAGCACTTTTTTCTCCAGTTCCTTTTATAAATACCTACACAAATAGTGCAAAAAGAACCCAACTAATTCGCCTTTTATCTCAGAATAAGCAGTGGCAAACCCGATAAGTATCATCTAATTAAACTGCAAATAACTTACAATATCTCCAGGGAGTTCAGCACTGAGAGGAATTCTCTGCCAAGTATCACCAGCATCATTAGTATACAACAAAATGGAAGGTTTCCCAACAATCCAACCTTCTTTCCCATGAAAGCTAATAGAATTGAATCTGTAGTTAAAATCCTCATCCTCAGCAGACGAAATCGACCGCGAAAACCAAGTGTTCCCACCATCTTTTGTCTCCAGCAGCGTTTGCCTGGTACCCAACAAGAAACCATGGTTGGTGTCCTCAGGGACAAATGCAATATCAAGAAGCACAACTCCAGGGTCTATGGAGAGGTAAACTCTCTCCCAGTCAGACAGAGTTTCCTCGGCAAATGCAGGCTGGTTGTGTCGGAACATGAGTGGGGATAGTAAAGGCAGTGTAACAGTGAGTTGCCTGCGATTCAAGCTATGGCTAGTGTTGCTGTTGTTGAGGGAAGCTCTGGGTAGTAGCCGAGAGTGGGGTTTGGTAGTGGTGTTGAGACAATGAATGTTGGTTGTGAATGCAGAGGTTGAAGAGGCCATGTCTGTAAAATTTTGAGCAAGTGACTCACTGAGTTATGTTGTGTTGTGTCTGTATTTGTTTTTCTTATCTAGTGGTGGTTGAGTAGGTGTTTGTTTTGAGCATCTCACTTCTAATGTGTGGATATAAAATTGGCCAAAAGGGGCTACTTAGAAAAAGGCAAAAGATACAGATTGGTCCCTGTGGTGGATTGCGTCTCATTTAAGTCCTTGTAGTCATCAAAAATTGTGCAAAAAGGACTTCAGGGTTAACTCAATTGAAAATTCCGAtactttttatttacaaaaagtaaacaatatattataattacttTGTTTAACTATACTaagtattaaatttattttaattacttaatataatttattatttaatttacaatgttaaaattttattattatgttttactataatttttatttaactacaataaaatattataataaatttcatatgtagtgtaattaaatataaaaatttatattgagtaattatagtaaattttattataataacgTAGTATAATTGTTATTATAATAAcatagtataatttttatttaattacactaataatttttgagaaaattacataattaaGCTAATCACGCGGAAATATTACGAAAATGCTAACTCTCTTCAATATTTACATCAGTGCTAATTTTAACTTTACAAATAATATCTCAACTTTCATATTTATTTCAGTTAATACCCACTCTCTCCTAAAATGAcacttataataaaattctgacATTTTTAAACACAGTTTTTCATTGCTCTATATTTCCTTAAGTCTCACACAATTCTTTGTAGTCATCGCCTTCACTCCTTCCAcatctcctcctcctcctcctccaccaccaccaccaccgtgATGATCACCATGCAAGCCTTGCAATAAGCTTCTCTCTGACAATCCCACTAACTTTGCTTCAAAAGACCATCAACATTGATATCCACTTCGAAAAATTTTCTAATTCCTTATATAGATGTAtgtatttaatctttttattatcGTCGCCGTCGCTAATTTTGTTGACGAGGGATAATGGGTTGCTGACTAACTCGGAAAGACAATCAATTTTGCGGGTTATTTGAGATGCGGCGGGTTGACCTAAGTTGTTAACGTAGTCTTTGCAGGCTTGTTGGTAGGTTACGATTTGGATGTCGTTTTTCATCGAATTAAGCACGTATGGAAAATATTGAGAGTTAATATCATGGGGTAACTCTACTTTTCTCTtcatttaaagttttttttatatatttatagttttttttttgttaatgaaTGTGATTTTTATGTAGTTCATGCATTTGGGTGTTtggtgtttttataatttctgGTGGTATATTGCTTTCTTGGATTAGTTAACAATAAATTTAATGGGTGTTTTCTGGTTAATTGGTGATGAGTTAGTTTAGCTGGGTTTGTTTATATTGCTGAAGCCATCTATTTGGTTAGTTGTTGTTGATTTGTCTGATGTGTTTACATGCATAGTTAGAATTCAAGTTTGTGCAATCTTGATTCTATAGAAAATTGTGTTCCTTTACATGAAGATGGGATGAGCTATGATTGTGGTATTTGAGACGTAATTCTGTGTCTCCGCAATGTTTTCATTATTTACAGCTTGTGAATTTTTTGGGAAATCAGCATAATCAgcatagttttgttttgtactgAATACTGATTGCAGTTGTTTCAGTAGTGTTGCTCACTTGTTTGATGAATTGGCTCCTACATAATTATGGACATGCCTAGGATTTTTAACTTGATATCTAGAGAAAAGTAATTGTTTTGACCTCCATGTTGTTGGTTAAGTTGTAACCTGTGTTAATACCTTTGAGTTTGACTATTATATCATCATTTTCCCTGGTGTTATCCAGTTTTAATGGTTCATGAGTTTgagctttttttttctttttgccaTCTCTGAGATGAAATATGTTATCCATGATGTTAGAAGAAAAGCCCCACATGCATACTTTTTTTGTTAATTCAACTTTGCGATCAGAAGCATTTTTATAGTTTACAGTTCTCATATGaattttccaatttttgcaGGTATAACTACTCTGGATATGGACAATCTTCTAGAAAGGTTTACTTCATAAATTTTGTGAGCTGAAAATAATCCTTGTAAAATCTGAGACTTGGGATACTTTTATTGCACGTAGGTGTGTaaatcgtaatgtttatatttaaatggATGCATTATTAATATTGAGTTCGAGATGTATTATGTATGTtatttgagatgtattattaaaattgtatttaatatatattatttgaatattttgagatgtattgtttatgtatttgagatgtattaCTAAGAGTATATCAGGTGTTGGCAGTTAGAAGAATTGTGAAAGTTCGTTGCAACCAAACCTCTTCAACCCCGTCATTCAATGTATTAGCTGAAAGTGCATAATTTGACAGAGTTTAATTCAATCTAACCAGACGTTTAGGGAACATGTATGacaatcaaaaaattattacagACTTAGCTTGGATCCTATTTTCCATTATAAGATATAACATAGTTTGAAAATagacatttaatttattttggtaTACTTTTGATTGCAGATGAAAGTTAAAAGGCCTaacaaagattaaaaaaatagcaGCGGACATCTCTCTCCGGCCTCCGACAAAttgttcaatttagtttttttattgttagTATTTGTTTGAATAGTTTAGAAAAACTCATCCTAATTTGatgcataataaaaaatatattattaaaaatatattgtatgtgtatttgagatgtattatttatgtatttgagaTGTGAATATATGTATAGatatattttatgcaatttttttgtcattaaatttacaaaaattgtaaatattgTCGATGGAAATGTGACTGATAATGGTTGTAGCATTTGATGCCTTACcattgtttgtttttattgCAATGAACTCTTTCAGTCCCAGTTCGCGattatattgttattagttcatcttttttatgacgacattatattgttattagttcatcttttttgttttttatatatatatatatatatatatatatatatatatatatatatatatatacattagatacattaatgatacattatagatacatcacCTGATACATCATAGATGTACCACCCGTACATTGTAGACACATTattgatacatcataaatatatcaataatacattaccgatacatttttgatacatcgTAGATACATCAATCGATTTTTAAACTAGTGAAGTAGTCCAtacaagtgataattatatgctaACGCTAGTTCATCTTTGATCAcaagttaatttaattattacgcTCGAGAGAGTGTTAGAAAATGAGACCATGAATAAAGCATTCCCTCTTATGATACATTGCATACTAAAATTTTTTATCGCATATGCGTTAAGttatgatacattatagatacatgtttgatgtataatttatacattataattgttatattaaaatagatggattattaaaattaaatttaatatgtattatttatgtatcgtagatgtattattaaaattatatttaatatatattatttgtgtattttgatatgcattatgtataaatattgtatcaaaaacatattgtttgtttattttgtaCGCATTACATGATATCTATTGAAAtgtttttctgatttttttctctatttttttatataattgatggCACAATAGTATATTTAATATTCTATATTACAGTAGCAGAGAGAgattatttgtgtatttaatatgtatttttggtgtattttaagATGTTCCATTAAAGTTGtatataatatgtattatttgtatttaagaTGTACCATTAAAGTTGTATTTATTATGAAAAGATTTCGAAGTAAATTGTGTCCGTTTGAATAGTTTTTCAAACGCATAAATAATACTTCATATTCAAAATATAGTTttgagacacataaataatacatataaataatatagatttgaaacacataaataatatatattaataatatatatttattatttttatcaatg
This window of the Mercurialis annua linkage group LG5, ddMerAnnu1.2, whole genome shotgun sequence genome carries:
- the LOC126682417 gene encoding photosystem II stability/assembly factor HCF136, chloroplastic encodes the protein MASSTSAFTTNIHCLNTTTKPHSRLLPRASLNNSNTSHSLNRRQLTVTLPLLSPLMFRHNQPAFAEETLSDWERVYLSIDPGVVLLDIAFVPEDTNHGFLLGTRQTLLETKDGGNTWFSRSISSAEDEDFNYRFNSISFHGKEGWIVGKPSILLYTNDAGDTWQRIPLSAELPGDIVFIKGTGEKSAEMVTDEGAIYITSNGGYNWKAAVQETVSATLNRTVSSGISGASYYTGTFNAVNRSPDGNYVAVSSRGNFYLTWQPGQPYWQPHNRAVARRIQNMGWRADGGLWLLVRGGGLYLSKGTGITEEFEEISLQSRGFGILDVGYRSKDEAWAAGGSGILLRTTNGGKTWIRDKAADNIAANLYSVKFINDTKGFVLGNDGVLLRYLG